The DNA region CACTAGTTGGCCTCAGAGGTTTGGATCACTCCGATCTTATGATGTTTCTTGGTATTCCCAGGAATATATTGGTATGGACATTATATTCAGCTGTGGGGACTTCCCCAATTTACCACTCATTGGAACTCAAGGGCGTGTCAACTCTAGCCCGGTTTTATCAATAAGACAACTTGGGTACCCAATGGAAGGTCCCCCAGATGCAATCTCCTTGGAAGCCTTTTTGATGCTTGACTTAGGGGTTGATAATCCTAGCCTATTCCAAAGGATTAGAAAGGCTTGGAAAAAGGTCAATCGAAAAGGAAAATCTGATTTAGGGAGGATTAATAGGATCACTAAAGAACCATACTTTCAATGGGTAAAGGAAAGGGAGGAGGTAATCAAAATGCCATTCATCATTAGGATACCTGTACCTCTTCCTGAGCCTAAACCCACTCATGTACCTATTGAGGAGGTTGAGGAACTCAAGGTCACCATGGCAAGACTAGAGAAAGAAAATGAAGAGCTGAGGTTGAAAATCTAACAAGTCACTAATGAGAAAAAGACAATAAAAAGGGAACTCGAGAGAAAGGACGTACAACTTTAGGCAAATATGGAAAAATTTAACAAAGAAGAGATGTACaacctcaaattttccctccttattcatgcattcattttaggtcatttaacatttcatattgcatttcatcatgccAATCAGAGTTggctccaagagtttgtcttccaagaagcttgtATATATCTGGGTATCAAAGTCAAAGTAGGATTCCTCAAGGATTGAGACGCATTATttggtttgaaggtcttatggatgttgtgtagagctcttgggagctagggtttcattttcagaggttttctctaaaggatcaagcttaatgggctcagtacagttcaaaattcaactgtgaagtcaaaagtcaactgttggtcaactgagggtcaaatggctagggaatgacttgagatacttccaacatgttcaaatagggtctattcatcattcaaaacattaatcttgaaggaacaaaggtccagtgcacaggttaccaaatttggaaagatgttcctgagctgtcatgctcgctaggcgagcagaatggttcgcctagcgagccccaagATAAACCACCAGAGTCACCTGCTCCCAGAAGGAACTTCCtgaactatcatgctcgctaggcgagcaatccttcgctaggcgaagtccacgcttcctccttcgctccagcgagccttgatgatgttgctactggaattgctcgctacctgTTCGCTGGATGCccgcctagcgagtaagtgctagctGTGTTTTTATCCAAGTTTGGGAGTGTTCGCTGGAGCCTCACTGAGTGCTCGGCTAGAGAacccttcgctacctcactcgcctagcgagcttgctgataCAACAGGCAAAATATCAAAAGCAAGGGCGATTTTGAGCTCTTTCTCAGGCATGACAGTTatagatctttgtctcccctttccaaaaagtcctatttcaaggccatatgatgaatggttgaagagttgTGGTTCTTGAATGGTGAAGTGTGTATGAAGGTTTTAAAAAGGCATAACTTGAGTTTGACAAGTCCAATTAGTGTGGCTCCTTTTGttatggttttgttttgagaaataCTTCAAAATAGCATgcaaagtgacctataattttgcATGGTTCATAAATGATGCAAGTCATTTTTTCAAGCTTTCTTACATGAAAAGTCAAAGGGACTCATAATGACATCATGGAATATTCTCATGTGCCAATCATTGGGAGTTTACTCAGCATTGTTTTTTGGGCCAAATCCACCTTGGGATTTGAGCCCATGCATTCCCACATGTGTGAAAAAGCCACACATGcataaaaataacaaaaatctTGGACTTGAATTTCCC from Lathyrus oleraceus cultivar Zhongwan6 chromosome 1, CAAS_Psat_ZW6_1.0, whole genome shotgun sequence includes:
- the LOC127102408 gene encoding uncharacterized protein LOC127102408, whose translation is MDKKEVEANLEVKGNTKGFPLKFLLERAYTLLKVESWDACYTAIALAIYGIILFPNIDGFVNMATISVFLTENRVPTMLADVYYYMIHMYTKKKGMISCCAPLLYQWFLEHLPKTSVFMEQTNTSWPQRFGSLRSYDVSWYSQEYIGMDIIFSCGDFPNLPLIGTQGRVNSSPVLSIRQLGYPMEGPPDAISLEAFLMLDLGVDNPSLFQRIRKAWKKVNRKGKSDLGRINRITKEPYFQWVKEREEVIKMPFIIRIPVPLPEPKPTHVPIEEVEELKVTMARLEKENEELRLKI